The genomic DNA GGTGAGCCTTATTTTTACCGAAACGTCATGAAAAAGGTGTCTACCAAGAAGAAAAAAGAAACCTTGGCTGCGCGCGCGGAGAACATCAAGCAGAAACTCTTTTTGGGGGATGAAACCATGGAGTTTTTGGACTATGTGGAAAATGAGTACCAGTCTAAGCTGTCTAAACGTGCCCTCTCCTCCTTCCAGAAAAATAAAGAGAGGGATTTAGCAATTTTGGCACTTCTTCTGGCGTCTGGTGTCCGCTTATCTGAAGCAGTAAATCTCGATTTAAAGGATGTGAATCTTCGAATGATGATTATCGAGGTGACACGCAAGGGAGGCAAACGTGATTCGGTCAATGTCGCGGGCTTCGCTAAACCCTATCTTGAGGCTTATCTAGGTATCCGCCAGCAACGCTATAAGGCCGAAAAAACAGACCTCGCCTTCTTTTTGACTGAATATCGAGGACTTCCAAACCGTATTGATGCTTCTTCTGTCGAGAAAATGGTGGCCAAGTATTCAGCAGACTTCAAGATACGGGTAACACCTCACAAACTTCGCCATACGCTTGCAACCAGGCTTTATGATGCGACAAAATCTCAAGTTCTGGTTAGCCACCAACTAGGCCATGCCAACACACAAGTCACTGACCTCTACACCCATATCGTCAATGATGAGCAGAAAAACGCCTTAGATAAACTATAAAAAGCAAGAGGTCAGCTCTTGCTTTTTGCGTAATTTAAATTATGTAAAATCACTTTAACAATTCTTTTAATTTTTCCTGATCAACATCTGGATAGTGGTCTAAGAAAGTCGAAATAGTTCGCAGGACAGCTGGGATATACCCTGCTTGGTCATTTTCAATCTGAAGAACCAAAAGCGGCTCGTGTAAGCTCATGCGGAGCAAGAACCAGCCATCTCCATAAGGATGGCTTAGGTCAAAGCGCACTCCTTCTTCATTCTCAGGATTAAAAGCAAAGCCCTCAATGTTTGTCTGCCGGAAATCATCAATAACCCCTTCACCGAGCGTACGATAATCTTCTGCTTCTAGTTTGAAACGCACTTCCTGCGTTTCAAGTGGCTGTTTTAACTGATCAATCAAGTCGTCCAAGGACTTTCCTTCTGTCTGAAGTTTTGGTAAGAGCATGAGGATTTTTGCTGCTACATACGTCCCATCATCTAAGAAATAATTTTCCTTGAAGGCTGCATGTCCAGAGGTTTCAATAGCCAGCTGGCAGTCGATTCCTGCCTTATTGGTTTCAATGGCCTTGTTGATGACATTGCGATAACCTGAGATGTAGCGAATTTGCTTGCCTCCAAGGCGTTCTATGAAAACCTTCAGGTGTTCACTTGTCGGAGAATTGGTTACAATGCTGGTTCCAGGATGTTCGGCGAGAACAATCTGACTGAGGACTGCAATCAGGTTGTTCCGGTTGAGAATTTGACCAGATTTAGTGACCAAGGCTGCGCGGTCAACGTCGGTATCAAAGATAATCCCTAAGTCTGCCCCTGCTGCAAGAACAGCCTGACGGATGCTTTCCATGGCTTCCTTATTGTCGGGATTGGGAACATGATTTGGGAAGGTGCCATCTGGGTCTAGGAATTGCGAGCCTGTGGTATCTGCACCTAACTCCGCCAAAACCTTCTCAGCAAAGAATCCACCCGCTCCATTTCCAGCATCAACGATGATATGGAGACCGCTCAGGGGCTTTTCTTGTCCGTCACAGGCTCTACAAATTTTGTCAACCAGGTCCTGAGCATAAGGTGTAATCAGGTCTGCTGAGGTCACACTTCCAAGGTGGGAAGCTGGTAAGTCTTCACTATGCGAGAGGATGTAGTCAATGTCCTCGTGTTCTGCTCCGCCTTTTTCCGAAAAAATCTTAATGCCATTAAAATAATAAGGCAGGTGACTGGCAGTAATCATGACGCCGGCGTGACACTTGAACTGAGGGTACTGGGTACTCATGAAGAGGGCTGGGGTAGTTGCCATGCCAAAATCTACGACTTGAACCCCCAATCGAACGGCTTCTTCTGAAAATGCCTCGAGCAAATTTGGACCACTAATGCGGCTATCTCGTCCGATACCAATCTTAAGTTGGCCTTCTTGGAAGGCTCTTGCTAGTTCGGGATTCTGAGTTAGCCAGTGGATGAGGCCACGCGCAATCTGCTTCGTTGCCTGCGGTGTCAAATTAACAGCCTGCTCCTTTGTTGCAATCGCAATTCCACGGATATCAGATCCGTTTTGCAAAACATGATGGTGGGTCATAAGATTCTCCTTTGTATCTGTTACTTTCAGTATAGCACAAAAGCAAAACGCTTTCAAAATGAAAAAGCACAGTTTTTACCGTACTTTCTCTATGGTTACCTGAGTACCAATTTCTATCTGACTCTCTACTTGAATGGTCAACTCTAGCTGATTCAAGACACGCTTGGCTAGATAGAGCCCAAAGCCAGTTGCCTTTTGGTGCTCACGGCCATTGTAGCCTGTGAAACCTTCATCAAACAGTCGCGGAATATCTTCAGCCAGTATACCAATTCCCGTATCCTTGACCGAAATCCCCTTATCCAAGCAAATAGTCACACTGCCGCCAGTCTTGTTGTATTTAAGGGCGTTATCAATGATTTGTGACAGAGCAAAACTTAGCCATTTCCTGTCGGTTTTGATGGACCAGTTACCATCTATGCTGACTCCAATTTCTTTCTGCAGGAATTGGTTTCGGTATTTTTTGACCACTTCGACCACTACTTCTCTCACTTCAACCTCTTCAAATCGAAAATCGCTGGAATGACTGGTCAGTTTGAGATAGTTGAGCAGGTTGGCCATGTAATTATCCAACCGCAAAAGCTGGTGGTTCACATCAGCAGGTTTTAACTGTTCCGTCTGGCTCATCAAAGAAAGGGCAGCCAGAGGGACTTTCATCTGATGCGACCACATTTTCACCATGGCTTGCAAATCTTCTTCTCTGGACTTGTAGTCTAAAAGCTGTTCCCGTGTAGCCTGCTTTTCTGCTTCAATGAGGCTGAGATAAGCCAAATCCACCGGTTTATTAAGCAAGGGCAGAGCCTCTTCATGCACATAATCCTTCAATGCTCTCATGCGATTGCGAAACTTCCAGAAAAGACCCGCTGTCAGTAGGATTAAGAGAGTTAGGGACAATAGCAGAGCGTTTTGCAGAAATTCGGTGGGCAGCTGGTAGAGAAAGAAAAGCAGGATAAAACTACCAGCCAGCACCCCATAGCAAACATACAAACTCCTGTATTCTCGAAAAAATTTAGCAATCATTTAATAACGTACCCCACACCTCGGACAGTATGAATGCGGTTAAAACCTAACTCATTGATTTTTTTGCGCAGGCGAGTCATATTGACATTGAGTGTATTCTGGTCGATAAATTCTTCATTTTCCCAGAGCTTTTCTAGCAGTACTTCCTTGGCAACTACCTGCCCTTGTTCCTTCATAAGAGTGGTTAAAATTTTTGTTTCTGTGAGTGAGAGTTGAATTTGTTGCTCTCCGTTTGTAAACCGTCCGTCTGTACTCAGCTGGAACTCATCCAATTTCAGAACTGTTGATTGACTGAATTGATTGACTCGACGTAGAAATGCAGCAATTTTGGCATCAAGAATCCCTAGCGAAAAAGGTTTTGATACAAAGTCATCACCGCCCATATTCATGGCCATGACTGCATTCATCTCATCATCACTAGAGGAAATAAAAATAATAGGCATGGTCATGGTTTTGCGAATTTCCGTCGTCCAGTAAAAGCCATTATAGTAAGGCAGACTAATATCCATGAGTACCAAGTCAGGCTGCAACTCTGCTACTTCTTGACTAACTGCACGGAAATTCTTCACACTATCCACTTGATAGGATTTGCCCAGATGCTGTTTTAAAATCTGGACAATCATTTCATCATCTTCAACGATATATATTTTTTCTTTTTCCATCATCTTCATTCTGCAAAAGCCAGGACATAGGTCTTGGCTTTTTACACACTTCCATTTCTCATTTTTAGACTTGTTACAATCAATTTATCGTCCTCAATGCTGGTAATGACGCGGTAATTGCCGATACGGTACCGCCATTGGCCAGAACGATTGGCTGTCAAGGCTTTTCCGTGTTGTCTAGGGTTGTCGGTCACATGACTGGACAGATAGTTGGTAATCTGTTTTTGGGTAAATTTGTCCAACTTTTTTAACTGTTCGATAAAACGACTGGTCGGTACGAGTTTATAGTAGGTCTTCATCCGTCAACCCCAAGTCTTCCAACATTTCCTCCCAGCTAATCGGCTCAATTCCTTTGGCTAAGTCTGCTTCGTATTCTGCCAAGGCAATGTCTGCCACACGCGCATCGTACTCGTCTTCAAGTGCTTCAAGTGTTTTGGTCCGAATAAGTTCTGACAAACTCACACCTTCAAACTTTGCCATAGCCTGCATAAAGAGCTTGTCCTGCTCAGAAACTTTCAATGTAATAGCTGCCATTTTTCTCACCTCTTTGGGTATTCCTTTGGTATTACCATTGTAACACCATTTCCCCAAAAAAGCAAGAAATCCCGCATAAAGCGAGATTTCTGCTATCGTTCGATAATATGATAATAGGTTCGGCTTGTCCACTTATAAATAACAAAATAGATAAGAGCAACGGCAAGCAAGGTCACTCCGCTGACGCTGTATATCATGACAGACGATACAACGCCAAACGACAGTAGCATTTGCTTAAGCATAACGAGAGAAACGATAAAGTGCAGGGTCGCCATAGCCAGAGGCATAAAGAAAACAATGAGAGTTTGAGAGTTGATGGTTTTCTTGACAGCTTGTTGGCTCATGCCCACTTCCTGTAAAATCTTGTAAGATTTCTTGTCTTCATGTCCTTCTGAATACTGCTTGTAGTAGATAATCAATGCTGCACCAAGCAAGAAACTAATGCCCAACAAGAAACCGGTAAAGAGGAAGCCGCCTGTGAAGCCTAGAAGCATATTCCCAAAGTCCGTTTTTTGCATGGCGTTTCCTAGATATTCACCATTTGCGTCAAGAATATGGTACATATCACCCGACTGCTCACCAAGGGAAGCAACCTCTTCCTTAGTCAAATCTGTAAAGACCCGGTAATCCAAGCTGACGAGATAACCCTGAGGGTTATTGGCGGCATAGTAGTCACTAAAAGCGGCTAACACACTATCATCACTGACCACCATCACCGCAGGATTTAGAGTATTAGTAATATCTGGAAAAATTGGTTGGTTTTGAACATTCACATTTTCAAACGTTTTATCGCCCAATGTCACGGTTTTCAAAGCGTTCGGTTCGCTCGGACGAATAAAGGCAATTTGATTTTCAGTCAATTTAGGTAACTCATTACCCAGTTTTCTGAAATCATCTTGGGTAATAAAGTAGGTAAAAAACATCTTGTTAAAATCTGGATTAGCAATGGTTTCTGGATTGATGACAATCTCATCTCCCTCATCGTAGACTAGACCAGCCTGATAGGTTAGGTAGGCCAGACTATCTTCTGCTTTTTCTGGAAAATGGCTGAGCACCGATTGCTGGAAGGCCATTTCACCCTGACTCCTATCCGCAACAGGATAGGTAATGGATGTTTCCTTTGGATAAAGTCCACTGGTCATATTTGCCATACCTGTATAGAGGGATGTCGTTGTCGCAATGGTCACAAAGGCCATGACAGCTAAGAGCGTAATATTGGCCAAACCAGTTGCGTGCTGTTTCATCCGAAAAATCATCTGCGAGGTGGTAATGAAATGCTCAGGTGTGTAGAAATATCGTTTGTTTTTCCGACGCATTTTCAAATACCAAGTCATAAAACTGATATAGAAAAGATAGGTACCAGCAATGACAAAGAGCACGGCGACAAAGAATCGCCAAATCACACCGATTCCCGCTGTTCTGGAAGATAGTGATAGGTAGTAACCAACCCCAAGGCTAAGAACTCCAAGGGCTGCCAACAGTAGATTTCCTCTGGGCTCCTTCTCCCCTTTTTCACTAGCCCTAAATAAAATCAGCGGACTGGTTTTGCCGATTGTCCGAATGGCCAGCAATTCCAAGATAAAGAAGATACCAGCAAAGAGAAAGGCTGTCATACCAAAGGCCAACGGTGAAATGCTAAAGTGAAGTTCTCCGTATTTCGTCAAATTAACAAAAATCAGATAAAGGACATTGGAGAAAACACTAGCGAGTACAGAACCCAATACGACAACTAGCAAGAAAATGAGTATCAGTTCCAAACTAGCAATCAGGGAAACCTTCTTCTTGTTCATCCCCAGCATATTGTAAAGTCCAAACTCTCTAGCCCGTTGTTGCATGAGAAAATTGAAGCTATAAATTTCCATAATCAGCGAGAAAATAGTCAGGACAACCACCCCGAGTCCGATAGATAGGGCGCCTGACCCCATAGATTTCATGACTGGACTAAGCATGAGTAAAAACATGGAACAGATTAGGGTAAAAAGGACGAGGCTGGCTAAAACAAAGGGTGCAAATACGCCGATGGATTTTCGGATATTTTGCCCAGCAAGTTTGAGATAAAACATCTACTCACCCCCTAAAAGTGCGGACATGTTGAGCGAAATTTCCTTGGCAAAGTCTTGATTGCTCTTGCCTGCTTTATATAATTGATGGAAAATCCGTCCGTCCTTGATAAACAAGACCCGTTTAGCATGACTGGCTGCGTTGGCTGAGTGAGTAACCATCAAGATCGTTTGTCCATCTAAGTTAATATCCTCAAACAGATTCAGCAGATCTTCTGAATTGCGATAGTCTAAGGCGGCAGTCGGTTCGTCCGCTAGGACAATCTGTGGCTGCGTAATTAGACTGCGAGCAATAGCCACGCGCTGCTTTTGACCACCAGACAATTCAAAGGGGCGTTTTTTCAGTAAATCTTGAATCCGTAGTTTCGGTGCCAGGACCTTCAACCGTTTTTCCATCTCTTGATGACTCTCACGCGCTAAGACCAGAGGTAAAAAGATATTGTCTTGAATAGACAGAGTGTCCAAGAGGTTAAAATCTTGAAAAACAAAGCCTAGGTTTCGCAAACGGAAATCAGCCAGCTTGCCTTCCTTGATTTTGGTAATGTCCTGATTGTTCAAGATGACAGATCCTCTGGTCGGTTTATCCAAGGTCGCAAGAATATTGAGAAGGGTTGTCTTACCTGAGCCGCTTTCTCCCATAATGGCAATAAATTCGCCCTCTTCTACCTTAAAATCCACGTCTTGGAGAGCACGAGTTTCCTCTTTTGAAAAGCGCGTGCGATAAATTTTTTCTAAGTGATTGATTTCTAATAACATACAAACTCCTAATTTTCTATTTCATTGTTGATACGATCTGATTCATCGACATTTTCTTCTAGTATGCCATAAACTTGAGCATTTGAAAATCCTGAGCCAATTCTGCTAGATATTCTCCATGTTCTAGCAAACTATCGACTTCTTCAGTTGACAAATCCTCCTTTGTCTGAAGTGCTTGGTAGGCTTGCTTGAATAACATAATCATTTCCTTCTTTCTTTTCTTGATAGTTCTAGTATAGACCAAGTACCTGTCTGCTCCCCTTACAGTTTCATCCAAAAAACTTACAAGTTTGTAAGGAGGCTGACCTATCCTCCACAGAGTTCATCACAGCAAAAACACCAGCCGATTTGACTGGTGTTTTGTAAGGAGATTATGAAAAGCCAAGCTGTCTGTGGGATGACTGCTTGAACCTTGAACTTGGTAAACAAGAATCAAGATTAGGATTGTCCTTAGTATATAGAACTTTAGCATCGTTTTCATCCGTCTCAGGGCTGATTTTTTAAATGCCCAAATAGGTTGACGTCATTGTCCTACACTGTTTTCCCAACAAAGGCAATCATATCATTCAAGACATCTCGATTGTCTGTTGTCAAGATGTAAATAGTATCTCCTTGAAGTTCGGCAAAGGCGCGCGGCATTCTTCTTACCATCTTAACATTGGCAGCATACTTGGCGAGGAATTCTTCCTCAGAATGCGCATAGTTGGTTGCATCACGACGCGTAACTGCTAGACAATACTGTGGTTCATAAGGACGGTCTGCCACTTCTTTTCCTGTCACAACATTTGCATAATCCTGATAGAGGTCAATCGAATGAGCATAATTGTATACATCAACTGTAAATCCACCGGCAGGACGATTATTGTATTCAAGAGCAATGTAGTCGTCGCCATTACGGAAAAATTCGATATGGAAAAAGCGCTCCTTCATACCAAAGGCCTTGATGATGGATCTGCCGTATTCTTGCAACTTCGGATCCATTTCTTTCAGAATATAGTAGGCATTGTCTTTCTTTGCTTCTAATAGTTCAAGAGGAGCATAAACATAATTAAAGGTTGTTTCAAAAACTACATTTCCCTTGCTGTCAATCAGACCATCGTAGGTGCATAGTTCACTGGATTCGACCAATTTTTCAAAGAAATAGACTGTCTGTCCGTTCCAATACTCGCGGAAAGCTGCAAGATCCTGCTGGTTTAGCAACTTAAATGTGGCTGCGGCACCCACACCATTGTCAGGCTTGGCAATCATTGGAAAACCAATTTTCTTCACTGCCTTATCAATATCTTTGTCAACCTTGACTACCTGTCCGGGTACAACAGGAACACCAGCTTTGACAAAATATTTCTTCATCTCAGATTTGAACTTGGTCTTTTTAAGCTGACTTGGCTTGGCACCAAAAATATTGAACTGTTCCCTCAAGGCCGCATCAGTTTCCAACCAGTGTTCATTATGGGATTCAACACGGTCAATTGGTCCATGTTTATAGATAAGAAAGGCTGCGGCACGCTTAACCTCATCCAGATTTTCCAGATTTTCAACACGGAAATACTCTGTCAAAGCATTACGCAATTCTTCAGGCAATTGGTCATAAGGCTCTTGACCGATACCAAGAACTGTGACACCTTCTTGTTTAGCTAACTCAATAGTAAAAGGTTGGAAGTTTTCAGGATAAAAGGGGGAAATAACGAGGTAATTCATAGAAAATCTCCTTTCTACAAGCCGAGCGCATGGAGGAAATAAGGCATTTGCTTTCTCCACCAAATCCAATCATGGGCAACATCCGTTCCCCAGGTATCAAACCAAGCTGGAATATTTTTTTCTTCAAAGGCCCGTTTGAGATTATAGAAAGACTCTAATCCGTCCTGTTCCCAATCTCCCAAGCCTGTGCAGACAATAATATCAGACTGACGGTAGCGGTCGATAAACCAGCCATCATTTTGATTCCAGATGTAGTCTGCTGGTGAGTTTTGATAAACCGCTTCGTCACCGCCATAATCTTGATTATGATCAAAGAAGCGAGCATCATAAATACCAGACAAAGCTATAACCTTATTGAAGACATCTGGATGCTGTAAGAAGAAATTAAGAGCATGATAGGCTCCCATAGAGCAACCTGTTGTCATCATAGGATCAAACCAGCCCGTCTTGTGTTTGATAAAAGGAATCGCTTCTTCAATAACGTAGCGCTCATATGCCCTGTGGGCTTGCGCACGATCATGCATGGACTTCCATTCAGCCAACCAGCTCTCCTTATCTACACTGGTCAAGGTGAAAAATTGTACCTTGCCAGCTTCAATCGAACCGCGACAAGCTTCAATCATCCCAAAATCAGCATATTCATTGTAAGAACCGCCCGAAGAAGCAAAAACAACAACTGGAATCCCCGCATGACCATAGCGGTTGAGGTTCATTTCACGGCCAAGATGGCCAGACCAGTGACTTAAAAATTCTACATGCATATTCTTATTCTCCTTACCATTTTTCACTTAAAAAACGCAGACACTCTGGCAAATGATGAGCCCAAGCAATCTCATTATGAATGGCACCAGAGGTGATTTCCAACTTGAGATTTTCCAACGCCACTCCTCCTGCTATCAACTGACGGTAATAGGAAAGCGAGGAATTGATATAGGCCTGTTTGATATTGCCAGCCATAAGGGTCTTGTCGGTATCATCTGCTTCTTCTGTCCCAACATAGATGTAAACCCGTTGGTCTGGATCCAACGGCTGACGCTCAATGTAGCGGTTAAAGGCCTCTTGGTGCAGCCAGTTGGCAGATGAGAAGACACCTAGACAGCCAATCTGATCCTGGTAGGCCAGGCCCATAAACTGGGTGATATTTCCTCCCAGCGAGGAACCAATCATGGCAGTATGAGCCTTATCTGGCTTGGTTCGGTATTCTTTATCGATAAAGGGCTTGACCACATCCATGACAAATTCGGCATAGAGGGTTCCCTTGCCACCAAATTGGATCCCTGGAATCCCCATTTCGCTGTATTTCCAGGCAGCGTATTCGTTCATCCGCTCCAAGCCGTCGTTGTCAATAGCCACGATAATCATCTTAGGGATGTCAGGATTGCGCTTGATGGTGGGGATGGTTTTCCAAGAATGCCCAGAAAAGGATTCCTTGCTATATAGGACATTTTGCCCATCGTGGAAGTAAACCACAGGATAGCGAGTATCCTTGTCTTCTTCATAATTTTTCGGAAGCAAGACACGAACGCGGCGATTCTGCTGGGTATAGGGAACCTGCAATTCGTGGGTTTTCATATCAAGGTAAAAATAGGATTTATTCACTTATAAACTCTCATTTCAACTAGTATTGGTCTATTATAGCATATTTTTTATGAAATATTCAGAAAATTTAGTTATTTATTTTCAATGTCCGTCAATTCCGAACAAACTAAGGCAACTTGGCTTGATAGGCTTGCTTGTAGCCTTCCAACTCCTTCAGCTCAGAACGGGTCAAGTCTTCAAAAACATCCAAAATAATGTCTTTCTTATCTCGCTTCCAAGTGGCAACCAGGCGCCCCTTGTAAAAGACAGTCGGTTTGATAATGCCGGTCAAGGTGTAGATTTGGCGGATGTGTTTGGGCTCAAAAAATGGATTGGCCTTCTTTTCATAACCCAGCAAGAGCTGGTCAAAACCAGCGATGAACAAACATTTTGGCAGCTCCGCTTCTTCCAAATCACCCAGATAAAAACGTTCTTCACCAGCGACTTGGATGATTTTTAAGTCCAGCTGCTTCATCCAATCAAGTACAGTTGACTTATTTTCTTTGAAATAATAACGGGCATCTGCCAGACTGACTGGGCCAAATCCAGAAAAATACCGCCGTGCAATTTCCAGCTCCGCTTCTTTCTTGGGCAGGGGTTGAAAATCCTTGAGCAAGTGGAAACGCTTGGCTCCGTACCCTTGGTAGATTTCTCCCCTTTCAACCATATAGCGCAAGAGCCCGCCCCAAGCATTGAAAATCCGCTTTTCATCTTCTAGGCTGATCTTTTCTGCCCGACAAAGATCCTTTATCTGGTCCCGGGTCAAGGATTGCTGACTCAACCCCTCTAGGATGACTTGGTGGAATCGTTGCTTGGTTTTAGGGCTTAATTCATCTCGGTACTCAGTTTGTAGATAGGCAGTGTCAGCCATACGCCCCTCGTGAATGTAAAGGGGAATTTCAGATTTGAGATAGGCGTGGACAGTCCTACGGATTGACCACTGGCGGGTCAGTTTTTCCTGCCAATCTGCCTCTTGAAATGCCTCTTCCGTCATCCGATTCTGAAAACCAATATGGACATAGGGCTGGAACTGAGCCTGCAGGCCATTGAGATGTTGACAGATTTTTTCAACAGATTGCCCTTCCAGCAGCCCTTGTTTCTTGAGAATAATTCCTTTCCAAGTTTCCTGATTCATCATTTTCCTCTTTTACTCTTACTAAGTCCAGTATAGCATAAAAGACACCCGAAGGTGTCTGGGGATTATTTCAACTTCTTATAAATATCTGAACGATGTCCTACATGGAGATTGAGCAAGACCAATTCACCCTCATCAACCACTGCAATTATACGATAATTTCCCACGCGAAAGCGAACATAACCAGCTAACTTTCCCGTCAAGTACTTCCCAGGAGACCGGGGAAAATCCACATCTACCAAGTGTTTATCAATCCACCTAGCAATTTGCCGGCTGGTTCCCTTATCAAGCTTATCCATATCTTCAAAGAAACTTGGGGCATAGTCCACACGATACTTAGCCATAGCGCTTCATCATCTCATCGTGACTATAAGTTTCCTTGCCGCTGTCAGCCCACTCTTGATAGGTAGTTTCTGCCTTTGCAAGGTCGTACATATCTTCTAATTTCTCTAGGACAGCTTCTCGAATAAAATCTGTCTTTGTCATGTGTTGGCCAGCAGAAACTTCTTCAATCAACTGAACCAAATCTTCATCAAAGCGTACCGCAATTGGTTTTGATAAGGTTGACATGCTTCACACCTCCGAATGTTTACTCTGTAAACATTATAATCTTAATCGTAAAAAAAGTCAATTCTGCACACAAAAGACACCCGAAGGTGTCTAAGAATAGTTGATAAGATTTAGTAGGCTAAAAACTCCTCCAAATCCTTGAGGGAACGCTCTGCTATTGCCTCATAACGCTCCTTCTTATCGCGGATACGGGGGCCGTCCAGCTCCTTGATGATACCAAAGTTGACATTCATAGGCTGGAAGTGCTTGCTTTCGGTATGGGTGATGTAGAATGGCAGAGCGCCGATGGCTGTGGTCTGCGGGAAGATGACAGGTTCTTCGCCTCGGAAGCGGCGAACGGCATTGATTCCGGCCACTAAGCCAGAGGCGGCAGACTCGACATAGCCCTCTACTCCTGTCATTTGACCTGCAAAGAAAAGATTTGGATTTTTCTTGGTCGCAAAGGTCTGTTCCAAAAGGTTTGGCGAATCCATGTAGGAATTGCGGTGCATAACACCGTAGCGGACAAATTCCGCATTTTCAAGGCCTGGAATCATCTGGAAGACCCGCTTCTGCTCGCCCCACTTGAGGTGAGTTTGGAAGCCTACGATATTGTAGAGGCTGCCTGCTGCGTTATCCTGACGGAGCTGGACAACTGCGTAAGGGGTCTTGTATTCGCCGTCACGTGGTCCCTTGTAGTCTTCAGGGTATTCCAGACCAACTGGCTTCATTGGGCCATATAGCATGGTTTTGATACCGCGTTTGGCCATGACTTCAATGGGCATACAGCCTTCGAAGTATTTTTCCTTTTCAAAGGAATTGAGCGGGGCTTCTTCAGCAGAAATCAAGGCCTCGTAAAAAGCGGTGAACTGCTCCTTATTCATAGGCGCATTGAGATAGGCAGCTTCTCCCTTGTCATAACGGGATTTGAGATAGACCAGGTCCATGTTAATGGTCGAGCTGTCCACAATCGGCGCTGCCGCATCGTAGAAATAAAAACCGTCGCCACCATTGAGCGCGTGAATCTTCTCTGCTAGGGCGTCAGATGTCAGAGGCCCGGTCGCAATAACCGTAATAGCATCCTCAGGAATTTCAGTGATTTCTCCGCGAATGACCTCAATCAGGGGATGG from Streptococcus oriscaviae includes the following:
- a CDS encoding ABC transporter ATP-binding protein; protein product: MLLEINHLEKIYRTRFSKEETRALQDVDFKVEEGEFIAIMGESGSGKTTLLNILATLDKPTRGSVILNNQDITKIKEGKLADFRLRNLGFVFQDFNLLDTLSIQDNIFLPLVLARESHQEMEKRLKVLAPKLRIQDLLKKRPFELSGGQKQRVAIARSLITQPQIVLADEPTAALDYRNSEDLLNLFEDINLDGQTILMVTHSANAASHAKRVLFIKDGRIFHQLYKAGKSNQDFAKEISLNMSALLGGE
- a CDS encoding ATP-grasp domain-containing protein; protein product: MNYLVISPFYPENFQPFTIELAKQEGVTVLGIGQEPYDQLPEELRNALTEYFRVENLENLDEVKRAAAFLIYKHGPIDRVESHNEHWLETDAALREQFNIFGAKPSQLKKTKFKSEMKKYFVKAGVPVVPGQVVKVDKDIDKAVKKIGFPMIAKPDNGVGAAATFKLLNQQDLAAFREYWNGQTVYFFEKLVESSELCTYDGLIDSKGNVVFETTFNYVYAPLELLEAKKDNAYYILKEMDPKLQEYGRSIIKAFGMKERFFHIEFFRNGDDYIALEYNNRPAGGFTVDVYNYAHSIDLYQDYANVVTGKEVADRPYEPQYCLAVTRRDATNYAHSEEEFLAKYAANVKMVRRMPRAFAELQGDTIYILTTDNRDVLNDMIAFVGKTV
- a CDS encoding esterase family protein; amino-acid sequence: MHVEFLSHWSGHLGREMNLNRYGHAGIPVVVFASSGGSYNEYADFGMIEACRGSIEAGKVQFFTLTSVDKESWLAEWKSMHDRAQAHRAYERYVIEEAIPFIKHKTGWFDPMMTTGCSMGAYHALNFFLQHPDVFNKVIALSGIYDARFFDHNQDYGGDEAVYQNSPADYIWNQNDGWFIDRYRQSDIIVCTGLGDWEQDGLESFYNLKRAFEEKNIPAWFDTWGTDVAHDWIWWRKQMPYFLHALGL
- a CDS encoding alpha/beta hydrolase, which gives rise to MNKSYFYLDMKTHELQVPYTQQNRRVRVLLPKNYEEDKDTRYPVVYFHDGQNVLYSKESFSGHSWKTIPTIKRNPDIPKMIIVAIDNDGLERMNEYAAWKYSEMGIPGIQFGGKGTLYAEFVMDVVKPFIDKEYRTKPDKAHTAMIGSSLGGNITQFMGLAYQDQIGCLGVFSSANWLHQEAFNRYIERQPLDPDQRVYIYVGTEEADDTDKTLMAGNIKQAYINSSLSYYRQLIAGGVALENLKLEITSGAIHNEIAWAHHLPECLRFLSEKW
- a CDS encoding DNA glycosylase AlkZ-like family protein, with amino-acid sequence MNQETWKGIILKKQGLLEGQSVEKICQHLNGLQAQFQPYVHIGFQNRMTEEAFQEADWQEKLTRQWSIRRTVHAYLKSEIPLYIHEGRMADTAYLQTEYRDELSPKTKQRFHQVILEGLSQQSLTRDQIKDLCRAEKISLEDEKRIFNAWGGLLRYMVERGEIYQGYGAKRFHLLKDFQPLPKKEAELEIARRYFSGFGPVSLADARYYFKENKSTVLDWMKQLDLKIIQVAGEERFYLGDLEEAELPKCLFIAGFDQLLLGYEKKANPFFEPKHIRQIYTLTGIIKPTVFYKGRLVATWKRDKKDIILDVFEDLTRSELKELEGYKQAYQAKLP
- a CDS encoding type II toxin-antitoxin system RelE family toxin codes for the protein MAKYRVDYAPSFFEDMDKLDKGTSRQIARWIDKHLVDVDFPRSPGKYLTGKLAGYVRFRVGNYRIIAVVDEGELVLLNLHVGHRSDIYKKLK
- the relB gene encoding type II toxin-antitoxin system RelB family antitoxin gives rise to the protein MSTLSKPIAVRFDEDLVQLIEEVSAGQHMTKTDFIREAVLEKLEDMYDLAKAETTYQEWADSGKETYSHDEMMKRYG
- the trmFO gene encoding methylenetetrahydrofolate--tRNA-(uracil(54)-C(5))-methyltransferase (FADH(2)-oxidizing) TrmFO, producing MSQTHINVIGAGLAGSEAAYQIAKRGIPVKLYEMRGVKPTPQHKTDKFAELVCSNSFRGDSLTNAVGLLKEEMRRLDSIILRAGEAHRVPAGGAMAMDRENFSQAVTDEIHNHPLIEVIRGEITEIPEDAITVIATGPLTSDALAEKIHALNGGDGFYFYDAAAPIVDSSTINMDLVYLKSRYDKGEAAYLNAPMNKEQFTAFYEALISAEEAPLNSFEKEKYFEGCMPIEVMAKRGIKTMLYGPMKPVGLEYPEDYKGPRDGEYKTPYAVVQLRQDNAAGSLYNIVGFQTHLKWGEQKRVFQMIPGLENAEFVRYGVMHRNSYMDSPNLLEQTFATKKNPNLFFAGQMTGVEGYVESAASGLVAGINAVRRFRGEEPVIFPQTTAIGALPFYITHTESKHFQPMNVNFGIIKELDGPRIRDKKERYEAIAERSLKDLEEFLAY